A stretch of the Festucalex cinctus isolate MCC-2025b chromosome 20, RoL_Fcin_1.0, whole genome shotgun sequence genome encodes the following:
- the bmi1a gene encoding polycomb complex protein BMI-1-A isoform X1: protein MVDWDCFVCFFVRVLWQLAGESRWTRLLLLIMHRTTRIKITELNPHLMCVLCGGYFIDATTIIECLHSFCKMCIVRYLETSKYCPICDVQVHKTKPLLNIRSDKTLQNIVYKLVPGLFKNEMKRRRDFYAEHPVEASNGSNEDRGEVADEDKRIITDDEIISLSIEFFDQSARLTGGHEDKNSSKDQMANKRYLQCPAAMTVMHLRKFLRSKMDIPNTYQVEVMYADEPLKDYYTLMDIAYIYTWRRTGPLPLQYRVRPSCKKLKVSHGQQGPVNRSGPESDSASDKARSPAGAPSTSSSLPSPGDTAQSPLPPPPVVPRCPPGNNVNGTAAAAPSTPSRPFAQLGGTNGGGKARKVSLNGSAISSG from the exons ATGGTGGATTGGGATtgttttgtgtgcttttttGTTCGTGTATTGTGGCAGCTCGCGGGTGAATCGCGTTGGACTCGG CTCCTTTTGCTCATCATGCATCGGACGACGAGGATCAAGATTACCGAGCTCAACCCGCACCTCATGTGCGTCCTGTGCGGGGGTTACTTCATCGACGCGACCACCATCATCGAATGTCTGCACTCAT TTTGCAAAATGTGCATCGTCCGTTACCTGGAGACCAGCAAATATTGCCCGATTTGTGACGTGCAAGTGCACAAAACCAAGCCGCTGCTCAATATTAG GTCTGACAAAACTCTGCAGAACATCGTGTACAAACTGGTCCCGGGCCTGTTCAAAA AtgagatgaagaggaggagagaCTTTTATGCTGAACACCCTGTGGAAG CTTCGAATGGCTCCAATGAAGACCGAGGCGAGGTGGCAGATGAGGACAAGAGAATCATCACTGATGATGAGATCATCAGCCTCTCCATTGAATTCTTTGACCAGAGCGCCAG ACTGACAGGCGGACACGAAGACAAGAATTCAAGCAAAGATCAG ATGGCAAACAAAAGGTACCTGCAGTGTCCAGCAGCGATGACCGTCATGCATCTGAGGAAGTTCCTGCGCAGCAAAATGGACATCCCCAACACTTACCAG GTTGAAGTCATGTATGCAGATGAACCACTGAAAGATTACTACACATTGATGGACATAGCATATATCTATACTTGGAGAAGG ACGGGCCCGCTTCCGCTCCAGTACCGAGTCCGGCCAAGCTGCAAGAAGCTGAAGGTGAGCCACGGCCAGCAGGGCCCCGTCAACCGCTCCGGACCAGAGAGCGACTCCGCCAGCGACAAAGCCAGAAGTCCCGCGGGGGCCCCGTCCACCTCGTCCTCCCTGCCGAGCCCGGGCGACACGGCGCAGTCGCCGCTGCCGCCCCCTCCCGTTGTCCCTCGCTGCCCACCCGGCAACAACGTCAACGGCACCGCAGCGGCGGCCCCCTCCACTCCCAGCCGACCTTTCGCGCAGCTCGGCGGTACCAACGGCGGCGGGAAAGCCCGGAAGGTCTCACTGAACGGATCTGCAATCTCGTCCGGATGA
- the bmi1a gene encoding polycomb complex protein BMI-1-A isoform X2, which yields MISQLLLLIMHRTTRIKITELNPHLMCVLCGGYFIDATTIIECLHSFCKMCIVRYLETSKYCPICDVQVHKTKPLLNIRSDKTLQNIVYKLVPGLFKNEMKRRRDFYAEHPVEASNGSNEDRGEVADEDKRIITDDEIISLSIEFFDQSARLTGGHEDKNSSKDQMANKRYLQCPAAMTVMHLRKFLRSKMDIPNTYQVEVMYADEPLKDYYTLMDIAYIYTWRRTGPLPLQYRVRPSCKKLKVSHGQQGPVNRSGPESDSASDKARSPAGAPSTSSSLPSPGDTAQSPLPPPPVVPRCPPGNNVNGTAAAAPSTPSRPFAQLGGTNGGGKARKVSLNGSAISSG from the exons ATGATATCACAA CTCCTTTTGCTCATCATGCATCGGACGACGAGGATCAAGATTACCGAGCTCAACCCGCACCTCATGTGCGTCCTGTGCGGGGGTTACTTCATCGACGCGACCACCATCATCGAATGTCTGCACTCAT TTTGCAAAATGTGCATCGTCCGTTACCTGGAGACCAGCAAATATTGCCCGATTTGTGACGTGCAAGTGCACAAAACCAAGCCGCTGCTCAATATTAG GTCTGACAAAACTCTGCAGAACATCGTGTACAAACTGGTCCCGGGCCTGTTCAAAA AtgagatgaagaggaggagagaCTTTTATGCTGAACACCCTGTGGAAG CTTCGAATGGCTCCAATGAAGACCGAGGCGAGGTGGCAGATGAGGACAAGAGAATCATCACTGATGATGAGATCATCAGCCTCTCCATTGAATTCTTTGACCAGAGCGCCAG ACTGACAGGCGGACACGAAGACAAGAATTCAAGCAAAGATCAG ATGGCAAACAAAAGGTACCTGCAGTGTCCAGCAGCGATGACCGTCATGCATCTGAGGAAGTTCCTGCGCAGCAAAATGGACATCCCCAACACTTACCAG GTTGAAGTCATGTATGCAGATGAACCACTGAAAGATTACTACACATTGATGGACATAGCATATATCTATACTTGGAGAAGG ACGGGCCCGCTTCCGCTCCAGTACCGAGTCCGGCCAAGCTGCAAGAAGCTGAAGGTGAGCCACGGCCAGCAGGGCCCCGTCAACCGCTCCGGACCAGAGAGCGACTCCGCCAGCGACAAAGCCAGAAGTCCCGCGGGGGCCCCGTCCACCTCGTCCTCCCTGCCGAGCCCGGGCGACACGGCGCAGTCGCCGCTGCCGCCCCCTCCCGTTGTCCCTCGCTGCCCACCCGGCAACAACGTCAACGGCACCGCAGCGGCGGCCCCCTCCACTCCCAGCCGACCTTTCGCGCAGCTCGGCGGTACCAACGGCGGCGGGAAAGCCCGGAAGGTCTCACTGAACGGATCTGCAATCTCGTCCGGATGA
- the bmi1a gene encoding polycomb complex protein BMI-1-A isoform X3, translating to MHRTTRIKITELNPHLMCVLCGGYFIDATTIIECLHSFCKMCIVRYLETSKYCPICDVQVHKTKPLLNIRSDKTLQNIVYKLVPGLFKNEMKRRRDFYAEHPVEASNGSNEDRGEVADEDKRIITDDEIISLSIEFFDQSARLTGGHEDKNSSKDQMANKRYLQCPAAMTVMHLRKFLRSKMDIPNTYQVEVMYADEPLKDYYTLMDIAYIYTWRRTGPLPLQYRVRPSCKKLKVSHGQQGPVNRSGPESDSASDKARSPAGAPSTSSSLPSPGDTAQSPLPPPPVVPRCPPGNNVNGTAAAAPSTPSRPFAQLGGTNGGGKARKVSLNGSAISSG from the exons ATGCATCGGACGACGAGGATCAAGATTACCGAGCTCAACCCGCACCTCATGTGCGTCCTGTGCGGGGGTTACTTCATCGACGCGACCACCATCATCGAATGTCTGCACTCAT TTTGCAAAATGTGCATCGTCCGTTACCTGGAGACCAGCAAATATTGCCCGATTTGTGACGTGCAAGTGCACAAAACCAAGCCGCTGCTCAATATTAG GTCTGACAAAACTCTGCAGAACATCGTGTACAAACTGGTCCCGGGCCTGTTCAAAA AtgagatgaagaggaggagagaCTTTTATGCTGAACACCCTGTGGAAG CTTCGAATGGCTCCAATGAAGACCGAGGCGAGGTGGCAGATGAGGACAAGAGAATCATCACTGATGATGAGATCATCAGCCTCTCCATTGAATTCTTTGACCAGAGCGCCAG ACTGACAGGCGGACACGAAGACAAGAATTCAAGCAAAGATCAG ATGGCAAACAAAAGGTACCTGCAGTGTCCAGCAGCGATGACCGTCATGCATCTGAGGAAGTTCCTGCGCAGCAAAATGGACATCCCCAACACTTACCAG GTTGAAGTCATGTATGCAGATGAACCACTGAAAGATTACTACACATTGATGGACATAGCATATATCTATACTTGGAGAAGG ACGGGCCCGCTTCCGCTCCAGTACCGAGTCCGGCCAAGCTGCAAGAAGCTGAAGGTGAGCCACGGCCAGCAGGGCCCCGTCAACCGCTCCGGACCAGAGAGCGACTCCGCCAGCGACAAAGCCAGAAGTCCCGCGGGGGCCCCGTCCACCTCGTCCTCCCTGCCGAGCCCGGGCGACACGGCGCAGTCGCCGCTGCCGCCCCCTCCCGTTGTCCCTCGCTGCCCACCCGGCAACAACGTCAACGGCACCGCAGCGGCGGCCCCCTCCACTCCCAGCCGACCTTTCGCGCAGCTCGGCGGTACCAACGGCGGCGGGAAAGCCCGGAAGGTCTCACTGAACGGATCTGCAATCTCGTCCGGATGA